The proteins below come from a single Marinobacter bohaiensis genomic window:
- a CDS encoding RHS repeat domain-containing protein gives MRNGNNYQTETDASAGGLTLERRYLYTVGPDPEALGQGQWFFPYTQTIEKRTREYGDDGQISYAVNWTGGVRYVFRGTDGAGYAFTSWQQPPFTSVDALFDSAGALSGWRLQAKSGVAYTFDSAGQLTEIDQLHGEVLSIETTLDSDGNPIERQISSQTRQATLTYTYNTATQAIESAVLAHNGTALTFRYSYDANGMLDQVTYPDDTARTYAYEDTRYPEALTGILDNGNALATWEYDGQGRTHRNTLGDGTDATNLQFNSDGTTTVTNALGKDSVYNFTTVNGSTKVASVDGQASQNCAAASQAFTYTAAGRVETATDWDGLITRYAYNDRGLVTLETRAEGTVEEQTIQTTWHPSFNVPIRIEQGDRVQEFCYDDEGNQTHQATRDATAPALSCAL, from the coding sequence GTGCGCAACGGCAACAACTACCAGACCGAGACCGATGCCTCCGCCGGCGGCCTGACCCTGGAGCGGCGCTACCTCTACACGGTGGGCCCGGATCCCGAAGCCCTCGGTCAGGGCCAGTGGTTTTTCCCCTACACCCAGACGATCGAGAAGCGCACCAGGGAGTACGGTGACGACGGCCAGATCAGCTACGCCGTCAACTGGACCGGCGGGGTGCGCTATGTCTTCAGGGGCACGGACGGCGCCGGCTACGCGTTCACGTCCTGGCAGCAGCCGCCGTTTACCTCTGTCGACGCCCTCTTTGACAGTGCCGGTGCGCTGTCCGGCTGGCGCCTGCAGGCCAAGTCGGGCGTGGCGTACACCTTCGACAGTGCCGGTCAGCTCACCGAGATCGATCAGCTCCACGGCGAAGTGCTTTCGATCGAGACCACGCTGGACAGCGACGGTAACCCGATCGAGCGCCAGATCAGCAGCCAGACCCGGCAGGCGACCCTGACCTACACGTACAACACCGCGACCCAGGCGATCGAGTCCGCCGTCCTGGCGCACAACGGCACTGCCCTGACCTTCCGTTATAGCTACGACGCCAACGGCATGCTCGACCAGGTCACCTACCCCGATGACACCGCCCGCACCTACGCCTACGAAGACACCCGCTACCCCGAAGCCTTGACCGGGATTCTCGACAACGGCAACGCCCTGGCCACCTGGGAGTACGACGGTCAGGGCCGCACCCATCGCAACACCCTGGGCGACGGCACCGACGCTACAAACCTGCAGTTCAACAGCGATGGGACCACCACCGTCACCAACGCCCTGGGCAAGGACAGCGTCTACAACTTCACCACCGTCAACGGCTCCACCAAGGTGGCCAGCGTCGATGGTCAGGCCTCGCAGAACTGCGCCGCGGCCAGTCAGGCGTTCACCTACACGGCCGCCGGCCGGGTGGAAACCGCCACGGACTGGGACGGCCTCATCACCCGCTACGCGTACAACGACCGGGGCCTGGTCACGTTGGAAACCCGGGCCGAGGGCACCGTGGAGGAACAGACGATTCAGACCACCTGGCACCCATCCTTCAACGTACCGATCCGTATTGAGCAAGGCGATCGGGTCCAGGAGTTCTGCTACGACGACGAAGGTAACCAGACCCACCAGGCGACTCGCGACGCCACCGCCCCAGCCCTCAGCTGCGCGTTGTAA
- a CDS encoding DUF6531 domain-containing protein — protein MLFCNASRIFLALSFSLMLFEPVHADTYATGIDYEHQNCKGDSYPYGYYGPEKFPDYPVKIVQKGQAMGAYTGASNCMEFKYRACPAGTKLDYLNRYGTPYCIKEDCWGDSCVENPDRNLGKPDYCTSSASINPSNGNVFKRVTDFSSPELKEFNFEWTYNSKSPQGAGAYVTKQTMGSHRLHSFDRSAWVNRAIGQAVVLRPDGKTLIFKKTGVDGWQPPKGVTSTLRPASDITGDDDGYEYIDQNGNREYYYFNGSLAKIVRRDGTSINMIYRRSNHVYLERAEKSTGEFLEFEYEARSGSSSRLRSVTTSSGQVFTYSYDGNDNLSSVSTSPAEASETFTVQYLYENEKLPHAITGVKDENGNTIRTWSYDEQGRAIGTENADGTGQTTVQYNQESSTTVTNALGLPTIYSFEEFDGKLLPSKIVGESTSTCPSSSFSSSYNDSGFLVSSVDREGNVTEYERDSRGRETSRKEGVGSNIERITKTEWNDQFNKPARILKKDAIVQFEYDKNGNIVKRSEMAR, from the coding sequence ATGTTATTTTGTAACGCAAGCCGAATATTTCTAGCCCTTTCTTTCTCACTTATGCTCTTCGAACCTGTGCACGCAGATACGTATGCAACAGGCATTGATTACGAGCATCAAAACTGCAAAGGAGACAGCTATCCCTACGGATATTATGGCCCTGAGAAATTTCCCGATTACCCTGTAAAAATTGTTCAAAAGGGTCAGGCTATGGGCGCCTATACGGGTGCTTCAAATTGCATGGAGTTTAAGTATCGTGCATGTCCTGCAGGAACAAAACTAGATTATCTTAACAGGTATGGAACGCCTTACTGCATTAAAGAGGATTGCTGGGGTGACTCCTGTGTAGAAAACCCTGACAGGAACCTTGGGAAACCTGATTACTGCACTTCGAGCGCGAGCATTAACCCATCAAATGGCAATGTATTCAAGCGTGTTACTGATTTTTCATCCCCTGAACTCAAAGAGTTTAATTTTGAGTGGACCTATAACAGCAAATCTCCGCAAGGAGCTGGGGCATATGTGACTAAACAGACCATGGGATCTCATAGACTTCATTCTTTTGATCGGTCAGCCTGGGTGAACCGAGCAATTGGTCAAGCAGTTGTTCTGAGACCTGACGGTAAAACGCTGATTTTCAAAAAAACCGGAGTAGACGGCTGGCAGCCGCCAAAAGGTGTAACTAGCACGCTGCGCCCCGCTTCCGATATTACGGGCGATGATGACGGGTATGAATACATAGATCAAAATGGAAACCGTGAATATTATTACTTTAATGGATCTTTAGCCAAAATTGTACGCCGAGACGGCACTTCAATTAATATGATTTATCGCCGAAGCAATCATGTTTATCTCGAGAGAGCAGAGAAGAGCACGGGCGAATTTTTGGAGTTCGAATACGAAGCCCGAAGCGGCTCTTCCAGCCGCTTAAGATCGGTGACCACATCTTCAGGTCAAGTGTTTACGTATAGCTATGATGGAAACGACAACCTTTCATCGGTATCGACCTCTCCAGCTGAGGCGAGCGAGACTTTTACGGTTCAATATCTATATGAGAATGAAAAACTCCCCCATGCAATAACGGGAGTAAAAGATGAAAATGGCAACACAATCAGGACGTGGAGTTATGATGAACAGGGTCGCGCTATAGGCACAGAAAATGCAGATGGAACAGGTCAAACAACAGTCCAATATAATCAAGAAAGCTCTACTACCGTTACTAATGCATTAGGTCTCCCCACTATTTACTCTTTTGAAGAATTTGACGGAAAGCTATTGCCGTCGAAAATTGTGGGAGAGTCAACATCTACCTGTCCATCATCCAGCTTTTCATCGTCCTACAATGACAGTGGTTTTCTCGTTAGTTCGGTTGATCGAGAAGGTAATGTCACAGAATACGAGCGTGACTCGCGCGGGAGAGAAACATCTCGAAAAGAGGGGGTAGGTTCTAATATTGAGCGAATCACTAAAACTGAGTGGAATGATCAGTTCAATAAGCCGGCGAGGATTTTGAAGAAAGATGCCATTGTTCAGTTCGAGTATGATAAAAACGGAAATATAGTAAAAAGAAGCGAGATGGCCCGTTAG